A single Dunckerocampus dactyliophorus isolate RoL2022-P2 chromosome 2, RoL_Ddac_1.1, whole genome shotgun sequence DNA region contains:
- the dhrs7cb gene encoding dehydrogenase/reductase (SDR family) member 7Cb, which produces MALPSVMVLPLLTVVAAGVYYIYTEVMHYMAKSLVRNKVVVITDAVTGVGNECAHLFHKGGARLILCGTNWDKLESLYDSLTNDADPSETFAPKLIILDFRDMESMEDVVAEVVDCYGCVDVLICNSSMKLKAPVQSVSLELDKNIMDVNYFGPTTLTKGILPTMIPRRSGQIILVNSIQGRLAIPFRSSYAASKHAVQAFFDCLRAEVEEYGITVSTISHTFIDAASQQSPENPAPKPHSLAAFIASQLTHGVCPSVLANEIMRTVNRKRKEVVLAHPIPRVALYLRSILPSFLFAVLAAGVKDSVVAEQMQ; this is translated from the exons ATGGCACTCCCGTCAGTGATGGTATTGCCCCTGCTGACTGTCGTGGCAGCAGGGGTGTATTACATCTACACTGAGGTTATGCACTACATGGCCAAGTCTTTAGTCCGAAACAAGGTGGTGGTCATCACTGATGCTGTCACCGGCGTGGGAAATG AGTGTGCTCATCTCTTCCATAAGGGCGGAGCCAGGCTCATCCTGTGTGGGACGAACTGGGACAAGCTGGAGAGTCTATACGACTCTTTAACAAATGATGCTGACCCCAGCGAG ACATTTGCGCCCAAGCTGATAATCCTGGACTTCCGTGACATGGAAAGCATGGAGGATGTGGTGGCGGAGGTGGTGGACTGTTATGGTTGTGTGGACGTGTTAATTTGTAACAGCAGCATGAAGCTCAAGGCTCCAGTGCAGAGTGTCTCCCTGGAACTTGACAAAAACATCATGGACGTCAACTACTTTGGGCCGACCACTTTGACCAAGG GCATTCTTCCAACCATGATTCCAAGAAGATCGGGACAAATTATTTTGGTCAACAGCATCCAAGGCAGACTGGCCATCCCCTTCAGAAGTTCAT ATGCAGCCTCCAAACATGCAGTACAGGCCTTCTTTGACTGCCTCCGGGCGGAGGTGGAGGAGTACGGGATCACTGTGAGCACCATCAGTCACACTTTCATCGACGCAGCAAGCCAGCAGTCTCCCGAGAACCCCGCCCCAAAACCACATAGCCTGGCTGCAT TTATTGCCAGCCAGCTGACACATGGGGTCTGTCCGTCAGTCCTGGCCAATGAGATTATGCGAACAGTGAACAGGAAGCGGAAGGAGGTTGTGCTGGCCCACCCCATCCCCAGGGTGGCCCTCTACCTCCGATCCATCTTACCCTCTTTCCTTTTTGCTGTGCTGGCTGCAGGAGTGAAGGACTCTGTTGTGGCTGAACAGATGCAGTAG